The proteins below are encoded in one region of Rhodospirillales bacterium:
- a CDS encoding type I restriction endonuclease subunit R codes for MTEKPHTTADIHREAVFEEHIVARLTADQGYIERAPSHYDVARALDTGLLFRFLKATQPDAWKALEAHYPAQAEAEVLKRLEKAWKRNPTHVVLREGLRLVPNIELGLCFFKPASNLNPDLTRRYEANILSVMRQVSYSARNGNTIDLVIFVNGIPVATLEVKNLLTNQNVSHAEKQYREDRSPAGEPLLTFKRGAIAHFAVDQDNLSVTTRLRNGKTRFLPFNRGRDGGAGNPDIPGENRVAWLYSDPPDGKAVFSRDVLLDL; via the coding sequence ATGACGGAGAAACCCCACACCACCGCCGACATTCATCGCGAGGCGGTCTTCGAGGAACATATCGTCGCCCGCCTGACCGCCGATCAGGGATATATCGAACGCGCTCCGTCCCATTATGACGTCGCCCGTGCCCTCGATACCGGCTTGCTGTTTCGCTTTCTGAAGGCCACGCAACCCGACGCATGGAAGGCGCTGGAAGCGCACTATCCCGCGCAGGCAGAGGCCGAGGTTCTGAAACGTCTCGAAAAGGCGTGGAAGCGGAATCCGACCCATGTCGTGCTGCGCGAGGGCCTCAGACTGGTGCCGAATATCGAGCTCGGGCTCTGCTTCTTCAAACCCGCGTCGAACCTGAACCCCGACCTGACCCGTCGCTACGAGGCGAACATCCTCTCCGTCATGCGGCAGGTGAGCTATTCGGCGAGGAACGGGAACACCATCGATCTCGTGATCTTCGTCAACGGCATTCCGGTTGCCACCCTCGAAGTGAAGAACCTGCTGACGAACCAGAACGTCAGTCACGCCGAGAAGCAGTATCGGGAAGACCGCTCCCCCGCCGGCGAACCGCTGCTGACCTTCAAACGCGGTGCCATCGCACATTTTGCGGTGGATCAGGACAACCTGTCCGTGACAACCCGTCTGAGAAACGGCAAGACGCGCTTCCTGCCCTTCAACCGCGGGCGCGATGGCGGGGCCGGAAACCCCGATATCCCCGGCGAGAACCGGGTTGCCTGGCTCTACAGCGATCCGCCCGACGGCAAGGCGGTCTTCTCGCGCGATGTGCTGCTCGACCTGAT
- a CDS encoding restriction endonuclease subunit S: MDKLHQVFRVRRGNKNKGMKEDNLLSLSYGRIIQKSIETADGLLPENFEGYQIVEPGNIVLRLTDLQNDKRSLRQGLVTQRGIITSAYDAVEVQRDNDPRFWFYSLLALDLAKHYYSLGGGVRQSVKFADFPNDWVYCPALATQRRIAGFLDRETARLDLLIGKKRGMLELLGEKRSALIAAAVTGGLDPASGQPVVAKTAARPSAAGGGRVTFPKVGYLIRPLATSSTIKNTVELEQADDLFPGYSASGQDVWLPYYDYDGPAIVLSAVGAQCGKTFLADGKWGTVANTTAFGIDTSKASPKFLHYMTNQKDFWEKGGSAQPYVKVSETLRKRFFIPDLATQRRIAGFLDRETARLDLLMAKIDASIDLLRERRAALITAAVTGQIDVPTSAKSDTPGTPDHPPTDPMNAPQEETSA, encoded by the coding sequence TTGGACAAACTGCATCAGGTGTTCCGTGTCCGTCGCGGCAACAAGAACAAGGGCATGAAGGAAGACAACCTTCTGTCGCTGAGTTACGGTCGGATCATTCAGAAGAGTATTGAAACCGCCGACGGTCTACTGCCCGAGAACTTCGAGGGGTATCAGATCGTCGAACCCGGCAACATCGTTCTGCGACTGACCGATCTTCAAAACGACAAGCGGAGTTTGCGGCAAGGTCTCGTGACCCAGCGCGGTATTATCACTTCGGCATATGATGCGGTCGAGGTTCAGCGCGATAACGATCCTCGTTTCTGGTTCTACTCACTGCTCGCACTTGATCTGGCAAAGCACTACTACTCACTCGGCGGCGGCGTTCGTCAGTCTGTGAAGTTTGCTGACTTCCCGAATGACTGGGTGTATTGCCCCGCCCTCGCGACCCAGCGCCGGATTGCCGGGTTTCTGGACCGGGAGACTGCAAGACTGGACCTGCTGATCGGGAAAAAGCGGGGGATGCTGGAGCTTCTGGGGGAGAAACGATCCGCGCTGATCGCCGCAGCGGTCACAGGCGGTCTCGATCCTGCATCGGGTCAACCCGTCGTCGCCAAAACCGCCGCCCGCCCCTCTGCTGCGGGAGGGGGTCGGGTGACGTTCCCGAAAGTCGGTTATCTCATACGCCCTCTCGCGACGAGTTCGACAATCAAAAACACAGTCGAACTGGAACAGGCAGATGACTTGTTTCCGGGTTACAGCGCATCAGGACAGGACGTTTGGTTGCCCTACTACGACTATGATGGACCTGCGATTGTGTTGAGTGCAGTCGGCGCGCAGTGCGGTAAGACGTTCCTCGCTGACGGCAAGTGGGGCACGGTTGCCAATACCACCGCATTCGGCATCGACACGAGTAAGGCATCGCCGAAGTTCCTGCACTATATGACAAACCAGAAAGACTTCTGGGAGAAAGGCGGATCGGCGCAACCATATGTGAAGGTCTCCGAAACTCTTCGGAAGCGTTTCTTCATCCCCGACCTCGCGACCCAGCGTCGGATTGCCGGGTTTCTGGACCGGGAGACCGCAAGGCTGGACCTTCTGATGGCGAAGATCGACGCTTCCATCGACCTTCTCAGGGAACGTCGCGCCGCCCTGATCACCGCCGCAGTCACGGGGCAGATCGACGTGCCGACCTCTGCCAAATCCGACACCCCCGGCACCCCCGACCACCCCCCGACGGACCCCATGAACGCCCCTCAGGAGGAGACGAGCGCATGA
- a CDS encoding type I restriction-modification system subunit M N-terminal domain-containing protein → MSTDIKSLGAFVWSIAERLRGDFKQPGYGKVILPFVVLRRLDGILEPTRPAVREMAKPFPPTQAPPPVAIICPCRRPQMKKGRLRRTAPQNRPLARWCAWRQAVLSGKREISSGVNGRKAPPSHVSRPSTPLAMIILRHSRSGRPKMFMWQSSPVAERCFSNSHWPGRSLGSIRQRTGGSPATLA, encoded by the coding sequence ATGAGCACAGACATCAAATCGCTCGGCGCGTTCGTCTGGTCCATCGCCGAACGTCTTCGCGGCGACTTCAAGCAGCCCGGGTATGGCAAGGTCATCCTGCCGTTCGTCGTGCTGCGTCGTCTCGACGGCATCCTTGAGCCGACCAGACCCGCCGTTCGGGAGATGGCGAAACCCTTCCCGCCCACCCAAGCGCCGCCTCCCGTTGCAATCATTTGTCCGTGTAGACGGCCACAAATGAAAAAGGGACGGCTCCGCAGAACCGCCCCGCAGAACCGCCCGTTGGCGAGGTGGTGTGCCTGGCGTCAGGCAGTGTTGTCTGGGAAGCGGGAGATATCCTCGGGCGTCAACGGGCGCAAAGCGCCACCGTCACACGTTTCCAGACCATCTACGCCTTTGGCCATGATCATCCTTCGGCATTCCCGGTCGGGAAGGCCGAAGATGTTCATGTGGCAATCGTCTCCGGTGGCGGAACGTTGTTTCTCCAATTCGCATTGGCCCGGCAGGTCCCTGGGGTCAATTCGCCAGAGAACAGGAGGCTCCCCTGCCACGTTGGCGTAA
- a CDS encoding endonuclease/exonuclease/phosphatase family protein, translating to MAALAMAVLAAVPAITAPVRAADPLAIVTWNARQFDGTNHSGEAFRAFIGEADVVVLQEVPGEADLRAFMGEAGIGAWSFAISDFSRDDLDEWSSKLEVAILSPHRIGSVIEVDPWPYNDTEAMAAQDSDLPIPDFMPPDQRETIDGRGWLWAELPDLDLAVAAVHLKSSRGQTGRDDEENAFKREAVASALAVTIRDDALERAGWSYVVAGDFNVAPGDTGKVGVDLALRCPCNGACTRYDQTHALLGGGLVSGLAMRNLTLGLSSSYAPGGFVSSPIDNIYAMGPAFDRTRKLTVELGDHFGSDHFSIRAVVVSE from the coding sequence GTGGCAGCTCTGGCAATGGCGGTTCTGGCGGCAGTCCCGGCCATCACGGCACCGGTGCGGGCCGCCGATCCCCTGGCGATCGTGACCTGGAACGCAAGACAGTTCGATGGAACGAACCATTCCGGCGAGGCGTTCAGGGCGTTCATAGGCGAGGCCGATGTTGTGGTGTTGCAAGAGGTTCCCGGCGAGGCCGATCTGAGGGCTTTCATGGGCGAGGCCGGGATTGGCGCGTGGAGCTTTGCCATCTCGGATTTTTCCAGAGACGACCTCGATGAGTGGTCTTCAAAACTGGAGGTTGCCATCCTCTCCCCCCATCGGATCGGCAGCGTGATCGAGGTCGATCCCTGGCCGTATAATGACACGGAGGCCATGGCGGCGCAGGACAGCGATCTTCCCATACCCGATTTCATGCCCCCGGATCAGCGTGAGACGATCGACGGGCGCGGCTGGCTCTGGGCGGAGCTTCCCGATCTCGATCTTGCGGTTGCCGCCGTGCACCTCAAATCCTCACGAGGCCAAACGGGCAGAGACGACGAGGAGAACGCCTTCAAGCGGGAGGCCGTGGCCTCGGCTCTTGCCGTGACAATCCGCGACGACGCGCTTGAGCGCGCGGGCTGGTCCTATGTCGTGGCGGGCGATTTCAACGTCGCTCCGGGCGACACAGGCAAGGTCGGCGTGGACCTGGCGCTTCGGTGCCCCTGCAACGGTGCGTGCACCCGATACGACCAGACCCATGCCCTGCTTGGCGGCGGCCTGGTAAGCGGCTTGGCCATGCGCAACCTGACATTGGGCCTGTCATCGAGTTATGCACCGGGCGGTTTTGTTTCCAGCCCCATCGACAACATCTACGCGATGGGCCCGGCTTTCGACAGGACAAGAAAGCTGACGGTCGAGCTGGGAGACCATTTCGGTTCCGACCATTTCAGCATTCGCGCTGTCGTTGTCTCCGAATAG
- a CDS encoding TIR domain-containing protein yields MVRRVFFSFEYGLDVSRAMVVRNSWVTQEKTTQEGSAQKRGEAAGFVDAADFEKVKQKGDKAVRDWIDKQLKGTSVTVVLVGKNTCDSKWVKYEIEKSREVGNGLLGIDVSKIEDLKGNTTNRCGRIPAGYSFYCWDKDKGYENMGDWIEKAAQEAYWSRIVGME; encoded by the coding sequence ATGGTACGAAGAGTCTTCTTTAGCTTCGAGTATGGTTTGGACGTGTCGCGCGCGATGGTTGTTCGAAACAGCTGGGTAACTCAGGAAAAGACAACTCAGGAAGGGTCAGCTCAGAAACGCGGCGAGGCCGCAGGGTTTGTTGACGCTGCAGACTTCGAGAAGGTCAAGCAAAAGGGCGACAAGGCAGTCAGGGACTGGATCGACAAACAGCTCAAAGGCACCTCGGTAACGGTCGTTCTCGTCGGAAAGAACACCTGCGATAGCAAGTGGGTCAAGTACGAAATCGAAAAGAGCAGGGAGGTCGGCAACGGTTTGCTCGGTATCGACGTGAGCAAGATCGAAGACCTGAAGGGAAACACCACAAACCGGTGCGGTCGAATCCCGGCCGGCTACTCGTTCTATTGTTGGGACAAGGACAAAGGCTACGAGAACATGGGCGACTGGATCGAAAAGGCAGCTCAAGAGGCTTATTGGTCGCGCATAGTGGGCATGGAGTAA
- the yacG gene encoding DNA gyrase inhibitor YacG, whose amino-acid sequence MPDDPPHAGPCPICGTPAQPAFRPFCSDRCRMRDLAHWVGGDEPYVIPGPPLAPTGATLTEEDQALLQEAMAEGSTGTDAGNVIRADFRARRRRDNDEA is encoded by the coding sequence ATGCCCGACGATCCGCCGCACGCCGGCCCATGCCCGATCTGCGGGACGCCCGCGCAACCGGCGTTCAGGCCGTTCTGCTCGGACCGCTGCCGGATGCGCGATCTTGCCCATTGGGTCGGCGGCGACGAACCCTATGTCATTCCGGGGCCGCCTCTGGCACCGACCGGTGCAACCCTGACCGAAGAGGACCAGGCGCTTTTGCAGGAGGCCATGGCTGAGGGCAGCACCGGCACCGACGCCGGCAACGTCATCCGGGCCGATTTCCGCGCGCGCAGGCGGCGCGACAACGACGAGGCTTGA
- a CDS encoding ribonuclease E/G, giving the protein MTIDTILAETTPRAMRIALMAGDSLAELHIDRPPDRHIDPHTPGHRAGDVVAGRVTRVVPGLKAAFVDIGQGVTGFLRARDADREGSGARIETLVQEGGCVAVAIGTDARDGKGPVLTRRFADPDGAVAAAAMRADPPALLSRREPLLLRLCRVYPEAQVVADSPADAAALRRAELPGGIRLHRGTEPLFEGAGIEEQIERALGPDVALSSGAVLRFDRTRALTAVDVDSAAASEAGAPPAALNLDAVPVLAHQLRLRNLGGLVIVDFLNMDNRADGKRLVAALARALRDDPARTALDGPSRFGLVELARQRLGPTLAEAMGSPVEAAAEALVRRVRREAHIEGGAALRIRASPEVASAFRGAHRGQDIAHWIGRRLELVSDPGRPHHDTEVAPLFQGPGGSRSARSTL; this is encoded by the coding sequence GTGACGATCGACACCATCCTTGCCGAGACCACGCCGCGGGCCATGCGCATCGCATTGATGGCCGGCGACAGCCTTGCCGAGCTTCACATCGACCGGCCCCCCGACCGGCACATCGACCCGCACACGCCCGGCCACCGTGCCGGCGATGTCGTCGCCGGTCGGGTCACCCGTGTCGTGCCGGGTCTGAAGGCCGCGTTTGTCGATATCGGTCAGGGTGTCACCGGATTCCTGCGGGCCAGGGATGCGGACCGCGAGGGTTCCGGGGCGAGGATCGAGACCCTGGTGCAGGAAGGCGGATGCGTTGCCGTGGCGATCGGGACCGATGCGCGGGACGGGAAGGGCCCCGTGCTGACCCGGCGTTTCGCCGATCCCGACGGCGCTGTTGCCGCGGCTGCCATGCGCGCCGACCCGCCCGCACTGCTGAGCCGCCGCGAGCCGCTGCTGCTCCGCCTCTGTCGGGTCTATCCGGAGGCGCAGGTCGTCGCCGACAGCCCGGCCGATGCCGCCGCGCTGCGCCGCGCGGAGCTGCCCGGCGGGATCCGGCTGCATCGGGGCACCGAACCCCTGTTCGAGGGGGCCGGCATCGAGGAGCAGATCGAACGTGCCCTTGGCCCCGACGTGGCCCTTTCCTCAGGCGCCGTCCTGCGCTTCGACCGGACGCGTGCGCTGACGGCGGTCGATGTCGACAGCGCGGCTGCGAGCGAGGCCGGAGCGCCGCCGGCCGCGCTCAATCTCGACGCGGTGCCGGTGCTGGCCCATCAGCTTCGCCTGCGCAACCTTGGCGGTCTCGTGATCGTCGATTTCCTCAACATGGACAACAGGGCCGACGGCAAGCGGCTTGTGGCCGCCCTCGCCCGGGCCCTGCGGGACGATCCCGCCCGGACCGCGCTCGACGGCCCCTCCCGGTTCGGCCTGGTCGAGCTCGCCCGCCAGCGGCTGGGACCCACCCTGGCCGAAGCCATGGGCTCACCGGTCGAGGCCGCCGCCGAGGCCCTGGTGCGCCGGGTGCGGCGGGAAGCGCACATAGAGGGTGGTGCGGCGCTTCGAATCCGTGCCTCGCCGGAGGTCGCCAGCGCCTTCCGGGGTGCCCATCGCGGTCAGGACATCGCGCACTGGATCGGCCGCCGCCTCGAACTGGTATCCGATCCCGGCCGCCCCCACCACGACACCGAGGTCGCGCCGCTGTTCCAGGGCCCGGGCGGGAGCCGCAGCGCGAGGTCGACCCTATAG
- the maf gene encoding septum formation protein Maf, with protein MSSRLILASRSPRRLDLLAQIGIVPDAVVPADLDETPLGNEMPRELARRLAQAKAEQVAEGRHGDAVLAADTVVACGRRILPKAGNVEVARRCLRLLSGRRHLVHGGVCLVSDGRAYVRHVATRVRFKRLSDAEIDWYLASGEWDGKAGGYAIQGRAAVFVALVNGSFSNVVGLPLHETATLLDGRGLLRR; from the coding sequence ATGTCCTCCCGTCTGATCCTTGCCTCCCGGTCGCCTCGGCGCCTCGATCTTCTGGCGCAGATCGGCATCGTTCCCGACGCTGTCGTCCCGGCCGATCTCGACGAGACGCCGCTCGGCAACGAAATGCCGCGCGAGCTCGCCAGGCGACTGGCGCAGGCCAAGGCCGAACAGGTTGCAGAGGGACGCCATGGCGATGCCGTTCTCGCTGCCGACACGGTGGTCGCCTGTGGCCGACGCATCCTGCCGAAGGCCGGGAATGTCGAGGTGGCGCGGCGCTGTCTTCGCCTGCTGTCCGGTCGCCGGCACCTCGTCCACGGCGGGGTCTGCCTCGTGTCCGACGGCAGGGCGTATGTTCGTCATGTCGCCACCCGTGTCCGGTTCAAGCGCCTGTCGGATGCCGAAATCGACTGGTATCTCGCGAGCGGCGAGTGGGACGGCAAGGCCGGCGGTTACGCCATTCAGGGCCGGGCCGCAGTCTTTGTCGCTCTCGTGAACGGTTCCTTCAGCAATGTCGTCGGCCTGCCGCTCCATGAGACCGCGACGCTGCTCGATGGCCGGGGCCTGCTCCGCCGGTGA
- a CDS encoding arsenate reductase ArsC, which translates to MATLPGAVLFVCNFNAVRSPMAEGLMKHLCGSRVFVDSAGVRHADAPDPFMVSAMDEIAIDMARHRPKTFEDVEDEAESYDVVITLSPEAHHRAIELTRWAAIEVEYWNTFDPTSIEGSREVVLDAYRQVRDHLRRRIDRKFPAAAALPAI; encoded by the coding sequence ATGGCGACCCTGCCCGGCGCGGTGCTCTTCGTCTGCAACTTCAACGCGGTACGCTCGCCCATGGCCGAAGGCCTCATGAAGCACCTCTGCGGCAGCCGGGTCTTCGTCGATTCCGCCGGCGTGCGCCACGCCGACGCCCCCGACCCGTTCATGGTCTCGGCGATGGACGAGATCGCGATCGACATGGCACGCCACCGGCCCAAGACCTTCGAGGATGTCGAGGACGAGGCCGAAAGCTACGATGTCGTGATCACGCTCTCGCCCGAGGCGCATCACCGCGCCATCGAGCTGACCCGCTGGGCCGCCATCGAGGTCGAGTACTGGAACACCTTCGATCCCACGTCGATCGAAGGCAGCCGCGAGGTCGTCCTCGACGCCTATCGTCAGGTGCGCGATCACCTGCGCCGGCGGATCGACCGGAAGTTTCCCGCGGCGGCGGCCCTGCCGGCGATCTGA
- a CDS encoding UPF0262 family protein: MTGDGASAFRIADIELDDRLVVRRSPEVEHEMAVAIFDLLEENLFEPTAAAPGPYRVRLTIRDGRSLVFGITDGSGQPVPDVTLSLKLFRRIVKDYFTVCESYFEAIKHAPASRIEALDMGRRGLHNEGADLLRDTLAGRIRIDGETARRLFTLICVLHIRG; encoded by the coding sequence ATGACCGGGGACGGTGCCAGCGCTTTCCGCATTGCCGACATCGAGCTCGACGACCGCCTTGTCGTGCGCCGCAGCCCCGAGGTCGAGCACGAGATGGCTGTCGCCATCTTCGATCTGCTTGAGGAAAACCTCTTCGAGCCGACCGCTGCCGCACCCGGACCCTACCGCGTGCGGCTCACCATTCGCGACGGTCGATCCCTGGTGTTCGGGATCACGGACGGTTCCGGCCAGCCGGTGCCCGACGTCACGCTGTCGCTCAAGCTCTTCCGACGCATCGTGAAGGACTATTTCACGGTCTGCGAGAGTTACTTCGAGGCGATCAAACATGCACCGGCATCCCGCATCGAGGCGCTCGACATGGGCCGCCGCGGCCTCCACAACGAAGGTGCGGACCTGCTGCGCGACACTCTCGCCGGGCGCATCCGGATCGACGGGGAGACCGCGCGCCGCCTGTTCACGCTGATCTGCGTGCTGCACATCCGGGGCTGA
- a CDS encoding PIN domain-containing protein, whose amino-acid sequence MAKPKRIYWDACTWIAYIAMEKSISLKDGGTENRFAMCETVLKSARKGRYEIVTSCFTLAEVCKSCQVKSSPVGNLPAFFEHTYILTVPVDLALGRHAQSMQASGLVALKPPDAIHLASALRAQVDQINTFDTEILKLDGTIPGRDGKPLKIVKPGSDNSPMPLFEKGEDDD is encoded by the coding sequence ATGGCTAAGCCGAAGCGCATATACTGGGATGCTTGTACGTGGATTGCGTACATAGCCATGGAGAAATCCATTTCGCTAAAGGATGGGGGAACGGAAAATCGCTTTGCTATGTGCGAGACGGTTCTGAAAAGCGCCAGGAAAGGTAGGTACGAAATAGTAACGTCGTGTTTTACACTCGCTGAGGTTTGCAAGAGCTGCCAGGTAAAGAGTAGCCCCGTCGGTAATCTGCCCGCGTTTTTTGAGCATACCTATATTCTGACTGTCCCTGTTGATCTGGCTTTGGGGCGCCACGCGCAGAGCATGCAGGCGAGTGGACTGGTCGCGCTCAAGCCGCCAGACGCAATCCATCTGGCCTCGGCTCTTCGCGCGCAAGTTGACCAGATAAACACCTTCGACACTGAGATATTGAAGCTGGATGGAACCATTCCTGGAAGGGACGGCAAGCCGCTGAAGATTGTAAAGCCCGGGTCCGACAATTCTCCAATGCCACTCTTCGAAAAGGGCGAGGATGATGACTGA
- a CDS encoding DUF2948 family protein, translating to MPGDRRQDRALRLRATDDDDLEVFSTVLQDAPMPLSDVTHLGDERRFAALFHRFCYERENIGKTAHDLLQVDCALVFEHVSSAAALDLGGLGGPGTAELMTIVSEDMSSGGVAVTLVFHGGGQIRIEADRIEARLADIGDPQAADRHPRHSPVPDT from the coding sequence ATGCCGGGGGATCGGAGACAGGACCGGGCGCTCAGGCTCAGGGCCACGGACGACGACGACCTCGAGGTCTTTTCGACCGTTCTGCAGGACGCGCCGATGCCGTTGTCGGACGTCACCCATCTCGGGGACGAGCGCCGCTTCGCAGCCCTGTTCCATCGCTTCTGTTACGAGCGGGAGAACATCGGCAAGACCGCCCATGACCTTCTGCAGGTCGATTGCGCCCTGGTGTTCGAGCATGTCTCGTCCGCCGCGGCCCTCGACCTCGGCGGCCTGGGCGGCCCCGGCACCGCCGAACTGATGACGATCGTCAGCGAGGACATGTCCTCGGGCGGCGTTGCGGTCACACTGGTCTTCCATGGCGGCGGCCAGATCCGGATCGAGGCCGACAGGATCGAAGCCAGGCTGGCCGACATCGGCGACCCGCAAGCCGCCGACCGTCACCCCCGCCACTCACCCGTCCCCGACACCTAG
- the murA gene encoding UDP-N-acetylglucosamine 1-carboxyvinyltransferase: MDRIAIAGGVPLNGEIRIAGAKNAALKLMVAALLSESPLTLENMPRVADVRALSAVLCALGVEVSGDLDGSGTLRLHAAGIASTTAPYDLVRRMRASVLVFGPLLARCRKARVSLPGGCAIGTRPVDLHILGLKALGAEIRLEDGYLVGHAPGGLTGADIAFPQVSVGATEHVMMAATLAKGTTVLRNAACEPEIDDLAQCLNRMGAGIEGAGSDTIRIRGAGGGAGGGVGRLDGATHRVLPDRIETGTYAMAAAATDGALELVGTGMDHLGGAIGALAAAGVAIAPTDRGIAAKRAEGRLAATDIATGPYPGFATDLQAQFMALMTMARGESHIRENIFENRFMHVPELMRMGADIRIRGATAIVNGLGRLRGAPVMATDLRASVCLVLAGLAAEGETVVNRVYHLDRGYERLVDKLAACGARIERRTD; the protein is encoded by the coding sequence TTGGACAGGATTGCCATCGCGGGCGGTGTGCCGCTCAACGGTGAGATTCGCATTGCCGGTGCCAAGAACGCGGCGCTCAAGCTCATGGTTGCGGCACTTCTGAGCGAGAGTCCGCTGACCCTGGAGAACATGCCGCGCGTCGCCGATGTCCGTGCGCTGAGCGCCGTGCTGTGCGCCCTCGGTGTGGAGGTCTCGGGCGATCTCGACGGGTCCGGAACCCTGCGGCTCCATGCCGCCGGGATTGCCTCGACGACAGCACCCTACGACCTCGTGCGCAGGATGCGGGCTTCGGTTCTGGTCTTCGGACCGCTGCTGGCCCGCTGCCGCAAGGCGCGTGTTTCCCTGCCGGGCGGCTGTGCCATCGGAACGCGACCGGTCGATCTTCACATCCTGGGCCTCAAGGCTCTGGGGGCGGAGATCCGTCTTGAGGACGGCTACCTGGTCGGCCACGCGCCGGGCGGTCTGACCGGTGCCGATATCGCGTTCCCGCAGGTCTCGGTCGGTGCGACCGAACACGTCATGATGGCCGCCACCCTTGCCAAGGGCACCACGGTGCTGCGCAACGCCGCCTGCGAGCCCGAGATCGACGATCTCGCGCAATGTCTCAACCGCATGGGTGCCGGGATCGAGGGGGCCGGCAGCGACACGATCCGTATTCGGGGTGCCGGGGGGGGTGCCGGGGGGGGTGTCGGGCGGCTCGACGGTGCGACCCATCGGGTCCTGCCCGACCGCATCGAGACCGGCACCTACGCCATGGCCGCCGCCGCGACCGACGGCGCACTCGAACTTGTCGGCACCGGCATGGACCATCTGGGCGGTGCCATCGGGGCGCTCGCGGCAGCCGGGGTGGCGATCGCGCCGACCGACCGCGGCATCGCGGCGAAGCGCGCCGAAGGACGGCTGGCCGCGACCGATATCGCGACCGGCCCGTACCCCGGTTTCGCGACCGATCTTCAGGCCCAGTTCATGGCGCTCATGACGATGGCCAGGGGTGAATCGCACATCCGGGAAAACATCTTCGAGAACCGCTTCATGCACGTGCCCGAGCTGATGCGCATGGGGGCCGACATCCGGATTCGCGGCGCGACGGCCATCGTCAACGGTCTCGGGCGGCTGCGCGGTGCGCCTGTGATGGCGACCGACCTCAGGGCATCGGTCTGTCTTGTGCTCGCAGGGCTGGCGGCCGAGGGTGAGACCGTTGTAAACCGTGTTTATCACCTGGACCGCGGTTACGAGCGTCTCGTCGACAAGCTCGCGGCCTGCGGTGCCAGGATCGAACGACGGACGGATTAG
- a CDS encoding TIR domain-containing protein, translated as MSTHQIHVFISHSWSYSEHYDTLSGWIFDKNWKVGQASLDLRDFSVPKDDPIHNAPTTEALRDAIYRKIALSHVIVIPTGMYASYSDWIQKEIDGANEKNKPILAVNPWGQKRTSSTVSDAAAETVGWNKKSVIEGIWRLYRP; from the coding sequence ATGAGCACCCATCAGATTCACGTCTTCATCAGCCACTCATGGTCTTATTCGGAGCACTACGACACTCTGTCGGGCTGGATCTTCGATAAAAACTGGAAAGTCGGCCAAGCATCGCTCGACCTTCGCGACTTCTCCGTGCCGAAGGATGATCCGATTCACAATGCACCTACCACTGAGGCGCTTCGCGATGCAATCTATCGGAAGATCGCTTTGTCCCATGTAATCGTGATCCCCACGGGCATGTACGCTAGCTACAGCGACTGGATTCAGAAGGAAATCGACGGTGCTAACGAGAAGAACAAGCCTATTCTTGCAGTCAATCCGTGGGGCCAGAAAAGGACGTCCTCAACGGTGAGCGACGCCGCAGCCGAGACCGTTGGCTGGAACAAGAAATCCGTTATCGAAGGAATCTGGAGGCTCTATAGACCGTGA
- a CDS encoding sulfurtransferase TusA family protein — protein MREELDVRGLVCPLPVLKARKRLKGMAAGDILVVHATDPGSVKDFDAFADLTGHRLLASTEADGVFSFVLERA, from the coding sequence ATGCGTGAGGAACTCGATGTCAGGGGGCTGGTCTGCCCGCTGCCTGTGCTGAAGGCCAGGAAGCGGCTCAAGGGCATGGCCGCCGGGGATATTCTGGTGGTCCATGCCACCGATCCGGGCTCGGTGAAGGATTTCGACGCCTTTGCCGACCTGACGGGGCACAGGCTGCTGGCCTCGACCGAAGCCGACGGTGTCTTCAGCTTCGTGCTGGAACGGGCCTGA